In Nematostella vectensis chromosome 11, jaNemVect1.1, whole genome shotgun sequence, a genomic segment contains:
- the LOC5518363 gene encoding uncharacterized protein LOC5518363 isoform X4 produces the protein MTSKEPLDDLEVDKIPIRVTALINYDPFEAKFCASLYWLVFRATEDGGLEDIPSQVTSPIQRDSERRISIRPEVINFLVNGEVYGKVCDAIFKSRDLVMGHWAVIQTLSRHGFYVVENGDIAVTDSALQQRKPFRKSTHLALMDALMTAYSSQVITVQQVVQAVRRFASFNASRELPFDLEDALLLWVNKICTTLNESHLKQQKQHAEQLLQNQDKAKRFRFRRDQLQPKIQSLFPVIDDLLKDLSDGQCLLAIIMFYHPDAIKFEDIHFGRELSTDQMVHNVELFRSRCSQHICTSALVLTLEDILYSSQAMKPNLIALLAEIFHRCEIDTNTVREEKKKRCRSASGVLEETDHTPSYEPRPSARSSSAPMLASDIISAASPALGKRLMDLSKAKAQRSSSIPERLSTHQDPGVDEGKSRSETELNSARKNSSGSPFQLDFTARYETRESDNKDEGGFSDAQNPFSGIFQKPVLAREGRKHSAPSVLAAGGSPRVKPRGVEPRLTRRPKQKQRTLALEDWEMGEDDGEVHLTDLHRSQSLTGLDKNEAEPRRSFHAWQENSSSDTNLAATAGKGTNISLDFKAPRRQADGHGMRGGVTAVGKPRDDFMSQDSLYSCSPKSTDSLNMKPTVAPRAKDSSSSSGVADSVRSEASARELHEFEEEEARILARGSASSEEIRESRVNPAFDVTDEDVLNASVSSEDMNRFRMEVMQRLTQDKIRDIEHERQQQALRNSIEEDCARANLREENPPVGEGVGVSDSHGGVVEDEELLSPITETTEPEHSMNYVLGTDSSPPSHPSTAPSSPLSPLDVAPFTPMFFMTSPANTIEKKKYKTRAEKGQSLLGEDLPPGGRGEEPMPSVTPRKVIIKREKSGSTRSASFEQLIRGSYTVDQMSAAAATAAGIPVIDSEMTPGSRGNSTLVESPQTRGATSDSGKEPNATSQTGTGDVRIPPRPARDIPDSLENSPPSPGIHSRISQSRKPTASQAGDDIVIFDRKSTSDHDIDRHVSRDVQVEVRDAYAHDLSDHSKRDAPLRDNDEQFRTYSRKKQHASLESSIEAPCSPRSASKPVISGEMNGGPRASHVIEETEEGQFDDDGVEDQLSGRVEGVESSSHRHGDQVDARFVRSQFGDEDRTNNSARFATFNKQTRPQSIASPRHHGSSSPLNGFDSGHIAAMSEQFGEYNRQDRPHSYASPRHDAPASPSGRNAELGRFATFRKQGETPGESRGFSQHKGGHPGGFKSGSVEPDQQVLAPGPSSPRSAQPSGRSPEEPNSSLGRFATFRKPPEVQRFSIPQYYENCATNGALEHPGYSTEGAAHRHSTLGFERQHVNQTGNPQVSPPRQSYYGNTGPHSNTHELRISANEANQNDDLPEEPRPKSQAFTVDIATGELVEINSSSEMASPRSPGTSVARSRTFRKRPEGKVFETEFAIVSDQEGVMSPRDGDGGSAVTMRAAHAGRISWSDSASDGSTAGLHDAFDKKSQSRDQLVPSPSNRKSPGSSPGARISWVTAAKSGFSGQVVLNDRGEIEETASDEEQDEEKVNSKQLSLLKMQFEEKRRHIETEKRRNQEQWEEERRKLGQTAFWYMIGRTKGEEVATGSGENQVTQATQPFNIVPSSSKQPPPEPASSGQPSPPVGMSTPIECMSPRVTYQPPLVENGPQGPPSFGHGYHPKSTPQKPGYQSPGVHPEFQSPGVHPPTVNSRTGFQFPPSHQEVRSQAPQATHHIPQAIHRTQQDPQRIQQEARDAPQEEMETVEFRLSNFPPNVRPGSEPTSAVTATSPSSSPPHRKCWSVNPTVPPSPPVFVPPVPVEAEKPGTEGIDVTTPADLEVEGDNKKGFSMFISEDKAQVAEGLTPEQQKRRDKFLKMRQKRQEEDKAKKEAEMEKKRRREERQREAEAQKKLEEERRQQEEEIRRARLQQERLSRASDGAGNDGYATYRPGSGSNLAPAQDDHSAFAEFSGPQCYVKPSGKSNRKLIVNAISYVCLSGTVNKDAKERCLQAISESNGYHFMVLFKDGLKFRGLYSFNPENEQLYKVFGIGPRVITAKMIDNLYKYSSGGKEFVKIHSKTLSISVDGLSIMKQYWQSSKPAVQSKTMSNIKRPPKPPR, from the exons ATGACCTCTAAAGAACCCCTCGACGATCTCGAAGTTGACAAGATTCCCATTCGAGTCACGGCACTCATAAACTATGACCCTTTTGAG GCTAAGTTCTGTGCCTCCTTGTACTGGTTAGTATTCCGTGCTACAGAGGATGGTGGCCTTGAAGATATCCCATCTCAAGTGACAAGCCCCATACAGAGAGACTCTGAG CGACGGATATCTATTAGGCCAGAAGTAATCAACTTTTTGGTCAATGGTGAGGTTTACGGCAAGGTGTGCGATGCCATATTCAAAAGTAGGGACCTTGTGATGGGCCATTGGGCTGTCATTCAAACCCTATCACGGCACGGATTCTACGTAGTGGAGAATGGAGATATCGCTGTCACAGACTCTGCACTTCAACAGAGAAAGCCATTTAGAAAA TCGACCCACCTTGCGCTGATGGATGCCCTCATGACAGCTTACTCCTCACAGGTCATCACTGTTCAGCAAGTGGTACAGGCCGTCAG GAGGTTTGCATCATTCAATGCATCACGAGAACTCCCGTTTGATCTGGAGGATGCGCTGCTGCTTTGGGTCAACAAAATCTGCACCACACTGAATGAGTCGCACCTTAAGCAGCAGAAGCAGCATGCCGAACAGCTGCTGCAGAACCAAGACAAGGCCAAAAG GTTCAGGTTCCGTCGCGACCAGCTCCAGCCCAAGATTCAGTCGTTATTCCCTGTGATTGACGATCTGTTGAAAGACCTGAGTGATGGCCAGTGCCTCTTAGCGATCATCATGTTCTACCATCCAGATGCCATTAAGTTTGAGG ATATCCACTTTGGCCGCGAGTTAAGCACGGATCAAATGGTGCACAACGTGGAGCTGTTCCGGTCCCGGTGCAGTCAGCACATCTGCACCTCCGCACTTGTCCTCACTCTGGAAGATATCTTGTATTCCTCGCAAGCCATGAAGCCCAACCTTATAGCGCTCCTCGCAGAGATCTTCCACAG atgtgAAATCGATACAAATACTGTCCGCGAAGAGAAAAAGAAGCGCTGTCGCAGCGCCTCGGGAGTACTGGAGGAAACCGACCACACCCCTTCCTACGAACCACGCCCAAGCGCCCGTAGCTCCAGCGCACCCATGCTGGCATCCGACATTATTTCCGCAGCCTCGCCCGCTCTGGGCAAACGGCTCATGGACCTATCAAAAGCAAAGGCACAGCGCTCGTCATCAATACCTGAAAGACTTTCGACCCATCAGGACCCCGGCGTGGATGAGGGGAAATCCCGCAGCGAAACGGAGCTCAACTCCGCACGAAAGAACTCGTCTGGTTCACCCTTTCAGCTTGATTTCACGGCCCGGTACGAGACACGGGAGTCGGATAACAAGGATGAAGGGGGGTTCAGCGACGCGCAGAACCCCTTCAGCGGGATCTTCCAGAAGCCGGTGCTGGCGCGGGAGGGGAGGAAGCACAGTGCGCCGAGTGTGCTGGCGGCGGGCGGGAGCCCTAGGGTGAAGCCCCGGGGGGTGGAGCCCCGCCTTACCCGCAGACCCAAGCAGAAGCAGCGGACGCTGGCTCTGGAAGATTGGGAGATGGGGGAAGACGATGGAG AGGTGCACTTGACGGATCTGCACCGTTCCCAATCCCTCACGGGCCTGGATAAGAACGAGGCTGAACCGCGACGGTCGTTCCACGCATGGCAAGAGAACAGCTCATCGGACACTAACCTCGCCGCCACTGCGGGCAAGGGCACCAACATCTCGCTGGACTTCAA ggCACCTCGGAGGCAAGCAGATGGTCACGGCATGCGTGGTGGCGTGACAGCAGTGGGAAAGCCACGGGACGACTTCATGTCTCAGGACAGCCTGTACTCGTGCAGTCCAAAGTCCACGGACAGCCTCAATATGAAGCCTACCGTAGCACCACGTGCCAAGGACAGCTCCAGCAGCTCGG GAGTCGCCGATAGCGTAAGAAGTGAGGCATCAGCACGAGAGCTTCACGAATTCGAAGAAGAAGAAGCAAGGATCCTCGCCCGAGGCAGCGCTAGCTCTGAGGAAATCCGCGAAAGCAGGGTAAACCCCGCATTTGACGTCACGGACGAGGATGTGCTAAATGCAAGCGTAAGCAGCGAGGACATGAATCGGTTCCGCATGGAAGTCATGCAAAGATTAACCCAGGATAAGATACGGGACATCGAGCATGAGCGTCAGCAGCAAGCCTTGAGGAACTCCATAGAGGAAGACTGCGCAAGGGCTAACCTACGCGAGGAGAATCCCCCCGTTGGGGAGGGAGTTGGGGTCAGTGATAGCCACGGTGGCGTTGTTGAGGACGAGGAGCTATTATCACCCATTACTGAAACAACGGAACCTGAGCATTCAATGAATTACGTACTTGGTACCGATTCGTCCCCACCCTCCCATCCCTCTACTGCTCCCAGTAGTCCGTTGTCCCCCCTGGACGTGGCCCCGTTCACGCCAATGTTTTTCATGACGTCACCTGCGAACacaatagaaaagaaaaagtacAAAACGCGCGCAGAAAAGGGGCAGAGCCTATTGGGCGAAGACCTGCCCcccggggggaggggagaggagcCCATGCCCTCAGTCACCCCACGTAAGGTTATCATTAAACGCGAGAAGAGCGGTTCTACGCGCAGCGCGTCCTTCGAGCAATTGATCCGAGGCAGCTACACGGTGGATCAAATGTCCGCCGCGGCCGCAACGGCTGCTGGGATACCTGTCATTGATAGTGAAATGACTCCTGGATCACGTGGCAATAGCACCCTTGTGGAAAGCCCACAGACCAGAGGTGCCACGTCGGACTCAGGCAAGGAACCTAATGCGACCAGCCAAACTGGCACCGGGGATGTAAGGATCCCTCCGAGGCCCGCTAGGGACATCCCGGATTCACTGGAAAATAGTCCCCCGTCGCCCGGTATTCACTCACGCATCAGCCAATCACGAAAGCCCACTGCTTCTCAGGCGGGCGACGATATTGTTATCTTTGACCGGAAGTCGACATCTGATCACGATATTGATCGACATGTGTCACGTGATGTCCAAGTCGAGGTACGTGATGCATATGCTCATGACTTGAGTGACCACAGCAAGCGTGACGCCCCTTTGCGTGACAATGACGAACAATTCCGGACGTACTCTCGAAAAAAGCAGCACGCATCGCTAGAATCCTCCATTGAGGCGCCTTGTTCGCCACGCAGCGCCAGCAAACCAGTGATCAGCGGAGAAATGAACGGCGGACCACGTGCCTCGCACGTGATTGAGGAGACGGAAGAGGGGCAATTCGATGATGACGGAGTAGAGGACCAACTGTCAGGGAGGGTCGAGGGCGTGGAGTCGTCATCTCATCGCCATGGTGATCAGGTCGACGCACGATTCGTCCGCAGTCAATTCGGCGACGAGGACCGCACAAACAATTCTGCGCGCTTTGCCACGTTTAATAAACAGACTCGACCCCAAAGCATAGCTAGCCCGAGACATCATGGCTCTTCTAGTCCTCTTAATGGGTTTGATTCTGGGCATATCGCAGCCATGTCTGAACAATTTGGGGAATATAATAGGCAAGACCGGCCTCATAGTTATGCTAGCCCTAGACATGATGCTCCAGCTAGCCCAAGTGGGAGGAACGCGGAGCTGGGTAGATTTGCAACATTTAGGAAGCAAGGCGAAACTCCCGGAGAGTCCAGAGGATTCAGTCAACACAAGGGGGGACATCCTGGTGGCTTTAAGAGTGGATCTGTCGAACCAGATCAACAGGTTTTAGCCCCTGGCCCATCGAGTCCGCGGTCAGCACAGCCGAGTGGCCGATCTCCAGAAGAGCCGAACTCTAGTCTCGGAAGGTTTGCGACTTTTCGTAAGCCCCCCGAAGTCCAGCGTTTCTCGATTCCTCAGTATTACGAGAATTGCGCAACAAATGGAGCCTTAGAACATCCGGGTTACTCCACCGAGGGCGCAGCTCACCGGCACAGCACACTAGGGTTTGAAAGACAACATGTCAATCAAACTGGAAATCCTCAGGTTAGTCCACCTAGGCAGAGTTACTATGGTAACACAGGGCCTCACTCAAACACACACGAGCTGCGAATCAGCGCAAACGAAGCAAATCAAAACGACGATCTGCCTGAGGAACCGAGGCCTAAGTCACAGGCTTTCACGGTCGATATAGCCACAGGGGAACTGGTGGAAATAAACTCTAGTAGCGAGATGGCGTCACCACGATCCCCGGGTACTTCTGTAGCTAGGTCGAGGACATTCCGAAAGCGGCCCGAGGGTAAAGTATTTGAGACTGAATTTGCCATTGTATCTGACCAGGAGGGAGTGATGAGCCCGCGGGATGGTGACGGTGGCTCAGCAGTTACTATGCGCGCGGCTCATGCAGGCAGGATTAGCTGGTCCGATTCTGCTTCGGATGGATCAACCGCTGGTCTCCATGATGCTTTCGATAAAAAG TCTCAATCACGTGATCAGCTAGTGCCCAGCCCCTCCAATCGCAAAAGTCCCGGTTCAAGTCCTGGAGCCCGCATTAGCTGGGTGACAGCGGCAAAGAGCGGATTTAGCGGTCAGGTGGTGTTGAATGACAGAG GTGAGATTGAGGAGACGGCCTCTGACGAAGAGCAGGATGAAGAGAAAGTGAACTCCAAACAATTGTCTTTGCTCAAAATGCAATTCGAAGAAAAGCGAAGACACATCGAGACTGAGAAAAGACGGAATCAGGAACAGTGGGAAGAGGAGCGCCGGAAACTGGGCCAGACTGCCTTTTGGTATATGATTGGTCGAACTAAAGGAGAAGAAGTGGCTACTGGGAGTGGTGAG AACCAAGTTACTCAAGCAACCCAGCCTTTCAACATCGTGCCGTCAAGCAGCAAACAACCCCCTCCTGAGCCTGCAAGCTCTGGCCAGCCGTCGCCTCCTGTCGGAATGTCCACTCCTATTGAATGCATGTCACCGCGTGTTACTTACCAGCCCCCCTTGGTCGAAAACGGACCACAGGGTCCACCGTCATTCGGCCACGGCTACCATCCTAAGAGTACTCCCCAAAAACCGGGTTACCAGTCTCCAGGCGTACATCCTGAATTCCAATCCCCTGGCGTGCACCCACCCACAGTAAATTCAAGGACTGGATTCCAGTTTCCACCAAGCCATCAAGAGGTCCGGTCACAAGcgccacaggcaacccatCATATTCCACAGGCAATTCATCGTACTCAACAGGACCCCCAACGTATTCAACAAGAAGCTCGAGATGCACCGCAGGAAGAAATGGAGACGGTTGAATTCAGGCTGTCGAATTTTCCACCAAATGTGCGCCCGGGTAGTGAACCAACAAGCGCTGTGACGGCCACGAGTCCATCTTCATCACCTCCTCATCGTAAATGCTGGTCCGTTAATCCCACtgtccctccctcccctccggTATTCGTGCCCCCTGTGCCTGTAGAGGCCGAGAAGCCTGGAACCGAGGGGATAGATGTTACCACTCCGGCGGACCTCGAGGTAGAAGGGGACAATAAGAAGGGATTTTCTATGTTCATAAGCGAAGACAAGGCACAAGTAGCAGAG GGTCTGACTCCTGAGCAGCAAAAGCGAAGAGACAAGTTCCTGAAAATGCGCCAGAAGAGACAGGAGGAGGATAAGGCGAAAAAAGAAGCCGAGATGGAGAAAAAGAGAAG ACGCGAGGAGAGGCAGCGCGAAGCTGAAGCGCAGAAGAAACTTGAGGAGGAACGCCGGCAACAGGAGGAGGAAATAAGGCGAGCACGGTTGCAGCAGGAGAGACTGAGCCGAGCTTCCGACGGCGCAGGGAATGATGGTTACGCAACGTACCGACCGGGGTCTGGGTCCAACTTGGCCCCAGCTCAAGACGACCACTCGGCATTTGCTGAGTTCAGCG GTCCCCAGTGTTACGTCAAACCGAGCGGAAAGTCCAACCGGAAGTTGATAGTCAACGCTATATCGTACGTTTGTCTGTCTGGGACGGTGAACAAGGACGCCAAGGAACGCTGTCTGCAG GCGATTTCCGAGTCCAACGGCTACCACTTCATGGTGTTGTTCAAAGACGGTCTGAAGTTCCGTGGACTTTATTCGTTTAACCCAGAAAATGAACAG TTGTACAAGGTTTTTGGAATCGGCCCTCGAGTTATCACCGCCAAAATGATCGATAACCTTTACAA GTACAGCAGTGGCGGGAAAGAGTTCGTCAAGATCCACTCCAAGACGCTTTCCATTTCAGTGGACGGTCTCTCCATTATGAAGCAGTATTGGCAGTCTAGCAAACCAGCCGTTCAGTCCAAAACTATGTCAAATATCAAACGACCTCCCAAACCTCCACGATGA